ATAAGCTTGGTATCTTGGTGCCAAATGAGCATAAGCCACATACCTAGACATAGGATAGTCTACTATTTCATTCACACTTAATGAAACAAAATGCTTTAACCAGACATGAGGGTTTCTATCCCTAGCAGACCTCCTGGTAACCCTATCAGGTGTCACATGAACTCCCACTTGTCTAGCCTCTTCTAGCTATGTGTTATGAACTTCATGTGTTGTTCCTTCATGTGTCACAATAACTTTAGCCATATCATTCATACCACCCTCACTATCACATGGAACAAACAGTTTGTTACCTGACTCACTGGTATTGTTTTTGAAAGGAAAGACATCATCTTTAAACATAACATCTCTACTAACTCCTAACTTCTTTGTTTCTAGATCATATAGAATATATCCTTTCTGAGTCATTGAATATCCCATATGCACTGTCATCCTAGACCTTGGCTTTAATTTATCTACTTCTTGTACTACTTTAGCATAGCAAAAACATCCAATGACTCTCAAATGTGAGAGACAAGGTTTTTTGTTGTAGAACACCTCACAGGGAGACTTGTTCTGTAAAACTGAACTAGGTAGCCTGTTGATTATATGTACTGTAGCTAATACACACAGACCCCACAAGTTAATAGGTATATCAGCTTGGAACTTTAAAGCCCTTGTTACTTCTAGTAGATGCATGTGTTTCCTCTCAGCTACTCCATTCTGTTGAGGAGTATAAGCACAGCTAGTCTGATGCACTATGCCACAATTCTTAAACAAATCCTTGCACACTATGTTGACAAACTCAGTTCCATTATCCGACCTTATGACCTTAACACACCTACCAAACTAAGTTTTAGCATACGTAATGAATTGTTTAATGACCACACACACATTAGACTTCAACTTTAATAAGTATACCCAAGTTAACCTTGAAAAATCATCCACAATAGTGAGGAAAAATCTATTACCATCAAATGTAGGCACTTTGTAAGGACCCCAAACATCCATGTGTACAAGATCAAACCATGCTGAAGTTTGTATACTACTTGTAGGAAATGTATTCTAACTTGTTTTGCATAAGGACATACAATACAATTATTCAATGTTTTTGCTATACTTCCAGTCTTTACAGATATAAGCTGGTTTAAGGACCTTGAGAAAGCATGTCCAAGCTTTTTATGCCACAACTCCATATATGTTGCCTCCTCATGAACATGACTTTCTTTTACAGCAAAACCACATCCATTGTTTAGAGACTGCTGCACCTTTGTACTTCCAGTCAGAATGTATAGTCAATTTTCCTCTCTACCAATCTCCCTCACCCTTCCATTGGAGAGATCctgaaaaagacaaaaatcaGGAAAGAAACTTACTAACTTACTGAACATCCTAACTTTTTTGTGAGCTTTGACACAGACAGTAAATTGATCTTGAACTGAGGAACAAGCAACACATTACTCAAAGATGTCCTTGTAGTAACACTACTAGATCCAGCATGAGCAACTTTAGCCATATCTCTATTAGGTAAATACACTCCTCTAGACATTATAGTAGGTTTATCTAACAAGTTGACATATGCTACCATATGATAGTAGCTCCAGTGTCAACTATCCATTTCTGTATATTTTTAACTGAATAATCAGGCTGATTAATACCTGCTACATTTGTTGAAGGCACAGAGTTTGCAGTTGTAGAAGTGTTGTTGTCACTCATATTCTTCAACAGGCTCACAATCTGACTATATTGCTCTTTAGTAAAAGGATACAACCCCACTTCAGATTCTATGTTCTGTGAAGGAAATTCAGACTTATATGTTATTCCTTTCCCTTTGTAGTTTGCCTTACTTCCATCAGACATATTCTTAAATGTATCACTCATTATATCACATTGTTCAGAATCTTGGAACTGATCATCAGTAATCACATTATGAGCCCTTGCACTTGCCGAATAACTACTATTCCCTGCATGTACTCCTTTCTTCCTGAACATGTTATAATCAAATGGATGTCCTACTAACTTGTAACATACTTCCTTGATATGTTCTTTCATTCTACAAAACTGACACTGTACATTGTAATACTTCTTGTATCTTGTAGATCCATTTCTTGTAAACATAGCCATATCAAAATTATTGCCTCCTGATGCAGGATTAGCACCCAAGATTCCAGAATTTGCAGTTATAGACTTTTGTCCTTCATCACTTATTATCATTCCATACGCCTGATTGACAGAAGGCAAAGGACTCATGAGCAAGATCTGACTTCTTGCTTGATTATAAGATTCATTAAGCCCCATGAGAAACTGAAACAATTTTAACTTCTGCAAATGTATTACAAATTCTTCGATTTTTCACAGTTACACCCAGGACTTGGGACAAGTGCTTCAAACTCTTCCCACAAATTTTCCAGCCTAGAAAAGTATGTAGAAACTGTAGCAATACCTTGGCTCAaggtagcaatctccttgtgtAAATTGAAAGTTCTTGAACCATCAACCTTATTGAACCTTTCAAACAGCTCATCCCATACTTCTTGGGCATTGGAAGTATACATTATACCTCCTAACAACTCTTTTTCCACTGAGTTCATCATCCAAGACAATACCACTGCATTTACTTTTTCCCAGTGATTCTCCATCTCCTCTGGAAATACTTCTTTCTTGCAGGAACCATCAACTAATCCCAATTTGTTCCTTCCAAGCAAGGCTACCCTCATGGATCTATACCAGATTGAGTAATTTTCAACCCTTGCCAgttgaaacaaaataatatgtGTACCATTTACATCAGATTGAGAAAGAAACAGAGGACGATTGTAGTCGATACCAGTCTTTTGACTGGATTGAACAGATTGCGTCTGTGTATATTGTCCTGCTTCCACTGTCATTGTAACAATAGAGGATATTCAGGGAATTTGACAAGTTCTTCCaacaaaattgaacaattttttatCTGCGTTATAGACTGATCCTTTCAACCAGAATAGAGATCAATTCTTTCAACTAGAGTAACCAGTTgactgctctgataccatgtaatcGTATGAAGAAATCAATAAGAATGAATTGAAATActcaaaagagaaagagaagataaGAGAGGAGCGTAAGAAGAAACAACTTTAGAATCTTGttaatttcattctttttcaataCTACTAGAAGATTATGAGTCCAGTTTATATAGACCTACTAACTGGACTTAATTCTAACTAACTACAcagttaattaactaactttCAATAAGTTAGTTAACCTTGCAACTAACTTCTAACTATTCACACTATCCTTGAGACTTTAGGTTATTCCTTTAATACGAGTAGAAAAAATATAAGTAAGGAACAAGAGGGCTCAGCGAAGtgacaagcaactacctctCAAGTGTCCAGAGAAAAGCCTCAAATGTAAATAGAAGAAGAGCAATGACACAAATCCGGGctcggaacctacacaagtgtaaaagcaaggagtgagtaccaaacaacacggtactcagcaagtgacccacaaaataaggaaaaactAGCTAGAAAATCAGAACTGCTTTCATCCCAACCGAACCGCCACAACTAAAATCTGCATAGAAATCAGCCCAATCGAATCGTTCACAATAAGTGGTTCACAAGATTTCATAGTCACAATTGAACAGTTATATTTCATTAATTCACCCGAGTCAAGATTATCACTTACAATAGTCAAGTTCAATATTAGATCAGTACTAGATAATTGATTGAAAGAAATCGTTGAAATACATATTTGGCAGGCAATCCCTTTGATCTTGGAGCTATAATGTATGTTGGCTACTTGTAATACAAAATAAGTTTGAATACAATTTGATAATTGTGATTAAaagttgttattttttaaatataaattgtgATTGTTACTATAATTGAAAATTTGTATGTTTAGATGAATGTGATACAAATTTTGATTGAATATATTTAAGTTTCAAATTAGAGAATGAGTCaatgttttgaattttttttatgttggcTGCTTGGAATacaaaagaatttgaaatataatttatttgatgTTCTACAagttaaacataaaatattatatttttgaaatacaaaatagataagaaatacatttttttcGAAATACAAATTGTGATTTCTTATCTAATTGTAAATTTGTATGTTTTGATGACTGGAAGATAGTTTTTATTAGAATATAATTTAGTTATGGGGAGCATTAGTTTTTGATCATGCATTCTGAATGATGGAACGAAAATAATTGTTATATCGATTACTGATGAGTGGTGGACTTGCACTTATTTGAGGCTCTTTTCTTATGATTTTGTGGCACTCAAGTAGAGAAAGAGGCTAATTACCCTTTGAATTGTGTTAATTATAGGTGTTTTGTTGCTGGAAGAAAAATGATGAATAAATGTAGAAAAAAGTTGAACCTGGCAAAAAATGAGCCCAGATGTAGCACCTACAGAGGAGAGTTTGGTTTTGCAAACAGTCAACTTGCAGTCAAAGGTCGCTTAAGCGGCCACACAAGACTCACTTTTGTGAACTGGCTAAAATTGGCGGAGTTCGCTCTTGGAAGTGCCGCTTTTGCGATGTTTGCTTAAGTGAACTCTCTGCCGCTTTTGCGAAGCTTGCCCAAATAGTAAAGGGCAGAAAGGAATTTCATAAGCATGAGATCCAAAGTCACACAAAGGGGCTGGATAGAAACATTATTGAAGAATTCAATATTCCATATCAGAATCTTTTGAAGAGAGCTTTATCATTTTTAACTTAGACCAAGGAAGAATCCTAATTTGTAGATCTTAATTTTGGGTTGAGATATTGAAGGCAAATTGCCTCACAATTCACTTTTGTCTTTGAAGAGTGTGTTCTTgatagtaaaatatattttcccttCATCATTTCCTTGCTTTGCATTGCTAGAATTGTGGGTGTAATTGTGTGTATGAAATTGCGATTTTTGTGCTAGAAATAGACAAAGCTAGTTGGGTATTTGATTTATTGGtctatttcttttgtaattccttgatttcatatctaattttatgaaattagttcAATCTAGTTCTCATGTTGTAATCTATGATTTGAGAGTGCATGCATAAGTCTAACTTTCGATCTTTGTGGGTTGCTCGAAAGATAATTCGTAAAGTGGATAATTAGGTTAATAATCATATTTGGC
The DNA window shown above is from Solanum stenotomum isolate F172 chromosome 6, ASM1918654v1, whole genome shotgun sequence and carries:
- the LOC125868718 gene encoding uncharacterized protein LOC125868718 produces the protein MTVEAGQYTQTQSVQSSQKTGIDYNRPLFLSQSDVNGTHIILFQLARVENYSIWYRSMRVALLGRNKLGLVDGSCKKEVFPEEMENHWEKVNAVVLSWMMNSVEKELLGGIMYTSNAQEVWDELFERFNKVDGSRTFNLHKEIATLSQGIATVSTYFSRLENLWEEFEALVPSPGCNCEKSKNL